CTGCTGCTCACAAACCACAATTCACAACTCCCAATTCTTCTCCATCCCTATGCCTTCCCAACTGCAATGATCTTTCTGCATTACTTCTGACATCATCACAATGCTCTCACACTCCACCACTCAAAACCCAGTTTAGAGGTTGACCCCTGCTGAGATTCAGAGTAAACGGGAGAAAGGTCTTTATTACTGGTGCGACGAATAGTTCTCTACCAGCCACCGCTGTACAAATCGTTAATTCATGTTGCTACAATTAGAATGAGACGAGAATATGGCCTCTGTTTGTGACCTTGTAGAGCTGGTGTTACCGGATAGCACAATTGAGTCCTTGAAATGTCAAGTGTTGGACCACCATTTGTCCTGTAATGCAATGTTTGGTACTCCAGGACCATCTACCATTCGTGTCAAAGTTTTCATAAATAGCTTAGAAATACAGGCCTTAATTGGCGGTAGTAGCTCTGATAGTTTTATCCAACCACGCATTGCTAAGTTTTTTAATCTACCTATCGAACCTGCTGTGGCAATTAAGGTGATTGTTAGTGATTTCACAATTTTgacagtaaaagaaaaaattgctaATCTGGACATCAATGCGGCAGGTTATACCATCTCTATACTTGAGGTATATGTCTTTCATGTGGCACGTGGTGATTTAGTCATAGGGGCTACTTAGTTGATGACCTTAAAAGCACATATTGTGGATTATGATGCCTCATTCTTGCGCTTTTTGCACCAAAAAAAGTTTGTAATGATTTGGGACGAGAAGAATTCTGTAGCTTCTCAGATTCAATTCCACCATATTCAAATGCTGGTCTCTACACATGCAATTGTCGAAGCCTTCACTCTAGAACTTCAAACACGAGATGATACCTTACAGCCCAGCTTACCAGTTCCTGTTTCCTTAAACTTTGCTTTGGCTTCCTTGTTGTGTAAATACGTCGCTATTTTTGCCACACCATCACGTCTCCCTCCGGAGTGCACTCAGGATCATAGCATTCCATTAGTGGCTGGGGCTGAATTTGTGAAAGCTCGTCCTTATCGGTATCCCTAAAGCCTGAAATCACAAATTGAATCGATGGTACAAGACATGTTACAAGAGGGGATAATCCAACCCAACAAGAGTCCCTTCTCATTACCAGTCctcttggtaaaaaaaaaaggatgtaACATGGCGATTTTGTACTAATTATAGAGCATTGAACAATGTCACTATTAAAGATAGTTTTTCTATCCCAACtgttgatgatttattggatGAATTGTTTGAGGCCACTGTCTTTTCTAAGTTAGATTTATGATCCTACTACCATCAGATTTTAGTTAAGCCTGACGACCATTTTAAAACAGCTTTTCGTATTCATCATGGCTTGTACGAATGGCTGATAATGCCTTTTGGCCTCACTAACGCACCTGCTACTTTCCGAGCCTTATGAATGATGTCTTCAAACCATACTTACGTAAGTTTATTGGAGTTCTTTGATGACATATTGGTGTACAACAATTTTTTTGATATTCATCTTGAGCATTTGGGATTGGCATTGAAGCTGCTAAAACAGAAAACTCTCTTCGCCAAGCTTTCTAAATGCCTTTTTGGAACCAATGAGGTGGATTATTTAGGTCACACGATTATAGGTGGTGGTGTTCTCATGGAATCAGCCAAAGTGCAAGCAATTCAAGATTGGCCTCAACCTAGTAGTGTTAGACAACTTCGTACCTTTTTAGGCTTCATGGGATATTATCGCTGCTTCATTAAAGGTAATGCAACCTTAGCTGCTCTTCGTATTGATTTGTTGAAAATGGACGCTTTTGTTTGGTACAATCAAGCTACATTGGCATTCCATCAATTACAGCAAGTGATTTTCACTAAACCAGTGCTAGCACTACCTGATTTTAACCTTCTATTTGAAGTATAGACAGATGCATCAGGTATGGGTATTGGTGCTATTCTGATTCAGCAGCGCCATCCTATAGCTTATTTCTCAAAGTAACTTCCTCCTACCTTGCAGAAGCAATCCACCTATATTAGAGAGTTTTATGCAATAACGGAAGGAATTGCTAAGTTTCGACACTATCTCTTGGGCAAAAAATTTATTA
The Arachis duranensis cultivar V14167 chromosome 5, aradu.V14167.gnm2.J7QH, whole genome shotgun sequence genome window above contains:
- the LOC127747695 gene encoding uncharacterized mitochondrial protein AtMg00860-like, translated to MSSNHTYVSLLEFFDDILVYNNFFDIHLEHLGLALKLLKQKTLFAKLSKCLFGTNEVDYLGHTIIGGGVLMESAKVQAIQDWPQPSSVRQLRTFLGFMGYYRCFIKGNATLAALRIDLLKMDAFVWYNQATLAFHQLQQVIFTKPVLALPDFNLLFEV